A part of Myxococcus landrumus genomic DNA contains:
- a CDS encoding transglutaminase-like domain-containing protein, with translation MTRTLRPMSLALAALAALLVGAPSAWAQSPAAPSKAALSDAVRAPRPKGGEFFGLYLMDKKVGWLFTDLVLMPGEPQKVKSINQMVFKAMVGTRLSERNHREERVYEARPEGRLLSFSVVQRGDGGDQTLEGTATPEGGMRVVRKRLGHADEVLPVTPPAKERVEDADQTRVALLRKANVRGFVLDGMDLETYGISTTLEPAEQRTLNGVKVKLGKATSISDKEKVPVTTYVTERGEMVLVDFGQTMQARKETEAVAKRMDLVEVFGLTRVVLPKPLPESARAVPGSVNLMVKGLPEKFRVDSYRQKFSAKPDGSVEVTLKAAAPAKASLKGRPLADPDGGENLKSTLMVESSAPAIREQSKKIIGDEKDAYQAALKVNTWVASHLEKDYGASADRATDVLRQKRGDCTEHSLLSVALLRAAGIPARRIDGVIYMVNQDGVPALYWHEWVEVFVGEWTQMDPTFNQPVADATHFAFGTEGNAEITPLIGTLKVVEVK, from the coding sequence ATGACCCGCACGCTCCGACCGATGTCCCTGGCCCTCGCGGCCTTGGCCGCCCTGCTGGTGGGCGCGCCGTCCGCCTGGGCGCAATCCCCCGCCGCTCCCTCCAAGGCCGCGTTGTCCGACGCGGTGCGGGCTCCCCGCCCCAAGGGTGGCGAGTTCTTCGGCCTGTACCTGATGGACAAGAAGGTGGGCTGGCTCTTCACGGACCTGGTGCTGATGCCCGGTGAGCCGCAGAAGGTGAAGAGCATCAACCAGATGGTCTTCAAGGCCATGGTCGGCACGCGCCTGTCGGAGCGGAACCACCGCGAGGAGCGCGTCTACGAGGCCAGGCCCGAGGGCCGGCTCCTGTCCTTCTCCGTGGTGCAGCGCGGTGATGGTGGAGACCAGACGCTGGAGGGCACGGCCACGCCCGAGGGAGGCATGCGCGTGGTGCGCAAGCGCCTGGGCCACGCGGACGAGGTGCTGCCGGTGACGCCGCCCGCGAAGGAGCGCGTGGAGGACGCGGACCAGACGCGCGTGGCGCTCTTGCGCAAGGCGAACGTGCGCGGCTTCGTGCTGGATGGCATGGACCTGGAGACGTACGGCATCTCCACGACGCTGGAGCCCGCGGAGCAGCGGACGCTGAACGGGGTGAAGGTGAAGCTGGGCAAGGCCACGAGCATCTCCGACAAGGAGAAGGTGCCCGTCACCACCTACGTCACCGAGCGCGGGGAGATGGTGCTGGTGGACTTTGGCCAGACGATGCAGGCGCGCAAGGAGACGGAGGCCGTCGCCAAGCGCATGGACCTGGTGGAGGTGTTCGGCCTCACCCGCGTGGTGCTGCCCAAGCCGCTGCCCGAGTCCGCGCGCGCGGTGCCCGGGAGCGTGAACCTGATGGTGAAGGGGCTGCCGGAGAAGTTCCGCGTGGATTCGTACCGCCAGAAGTTCTCCGCGAAGCCGGATGGCAGCGTGGAGGTGACGCTGAAGGCCGCCGCTCCCGCGAAGGCCTCGCTCAAGGGCCGGCCGCTGGCGGACCCGGATGGTGGAGAGAACCTCAAGTCCACGCTCATGGTGGAGAGCAGCGCTCCGGCCATCCGCGAGCAGTCGAAGAAAATCATCGGTGACGAGAAGGACGCGTATCAGGCGGCCCTGAAGGTGAACACGTGGGTGGCCTCGCATCTGGAGAAGGACTACGGGGCCAGCGCGGACCGGGCCACGGACGTGCTGCGCCAGAAGCGCGGCGATTGCACCGAGCACTCGCTGTTGTCGGTGGCGCTGCTGCGCGCGGCGGGCATCCCCGCGCGGCGCATCGACGGCGTCATCTACATGGTGAACCAGGACGGCGTGCCCGCGCTGTACTGGCACGAGTGGGTGGAGGTCTTCGTTGGCGAGTGGACACAGATGGACCCGACCTTCAACCAGCCCGTCGCGGACGCCACGCACTTCGCCTTCGGCACCGAGGGGAATGCGGAAATCACGCCCCTCATCGGCACGCTGAAGGTCGTCGAGGTCAAGTAG
- a CDS encoding GNAT family N-acetyltransferase gives MDIRPIEGKDREPLAALIRKIETFSPQEVEVATELVGIALTPGNTDYSIIVADRAGQLVGYICYGATPMTEDSYDLYWIASAPEVRGQGVGAALVSAMEGDLRRRNGRLIRVETSATEAYGPTRGFYASMKYGEEARIRDFYKVGDDLIILTKRL, from the coding sequence ATGGACATCCGTCCCATCGAAGGAAAGGACCGGGAGCCCCTCGCCGCGCTGATTCGAAAGATCGAAACCTTCTCGCCGCAGGAGGTTGAGGTCGCCACGGAGCTGGTTGGCATCGCGCTGACGCCCGGCAACACGGATTACTCCATCATCGTCGCGGACCGCGCGGGCCAGCTCGTGGGCTACATCTGCTACGGGGCCACGCCGATGACGGAGGACAGCTACGACCTGTACTGGATTGCCTCTGCTCCGGAGGTCCGGGGACAGGGCGTGGGCGCGGCGTTGGTGTCCGCCATGGAGGGGGATTTGCGGCGCAGGAATGGCCGGCTCATCCGCGTGGAGACCAGCGCCACGGAGGCCTATGGCCCCACGCGCGGCTTCTACGCGTCCATGAAGTACGGTGAGGAAGCGCGCATCCGCGACTTCTACAAGGTGGGGGACGACCTCATCATCCTCACCAAGCGGCTGTAG
- a CDS encoding D-alanine--D-alanine ligase family protein: MHIILLHNRDHELLQDDPGREAREDVVRVAAALSEALTRGDTVAEPLAVEGDRLDFVDTLRRRQPDLVVNLCESLAADSRGEMAVPCLLDALGMAYTGSSALSLGLALHKPKAKEVLSARGVSTPAFRVVERLEDALAVDLPWPLIVKPAREDASVGVTGDSVVYERAALVRACEAVLRNFHQPALVEQFIPGREIYVPLLGNQPRRALPLTEIHFGRTFEARPNIVSYSAKWEEGSDEYRDTPAGPCQVDAALEARCVQVALEAFAALDCQDYGRVDLRVSPEGVPYVIDINPNCDLHPSAGFARAAAAAGMDYPALAARLVEVASERAHGHPSHRRKGPGAPRRADSKDRNLLAAGG, translated from the coding sequence ATGCACATCATTCTGCTGCACAACCGCGACCACGAGCTCCTCCAGGATGACCCGGGACGGGAGGCCCGAGAGGACGTGGTGCGAGTCGCCGCCGCGCTCTCCGAGGCCCTCACGCGGGGCGACACCGTCGCCGAGCCGCTCGCCGTCGAAGGGGACCGGCTGGACTTCGTGGACACCCTGCGCCGGCGCCAGCCGGACCTGGTGGTCAACCTGTGCGAGTCGCTCGCCGCCGACAGCCGCGGGGAGATGGCCGTCCCGTGCCTGCTGGACGCGCTGGGCATGGCGTACACCGGCTCGTCCGCCCTGTCGCTGGGCCTGGCGCTGCACAAGCCCAAGGCCAAGGAAGTGTTGAGCGCCCGAGGCGTGTCCACGCCCGCCTTCCGGGTCGTGGAGCGGCTGGAGGACGCCCTGGCGGTGGACCTGCCCTGGCCGCTCATCGTCAAGCCCGCGCGCGAGGACGCGAGCGTCGGCGTGACGGGCGACTCGGTGGTGTACGAGCGCGCCGCGCTGGTGCGCGCCTGCGAGGCGGTGCTGCGCAACTTCCACCAGCCCGCGCTGGTGGAGCAGTTCATTCCCGGCCGCGAAATCTACGTGCCGCTGTTGGGCAATCAGCCCCGGCGCGCGCTGCCGTTGACGGAAATCCACTTCGGCCGGACCTTCGAGGCTCGGCCGAACATCGTGTCGTACAGCGCCAAGTGGGAGGAGGGCTCCGACGAGTACCGGGATACGCCCGCCGGGCCGTGCCAGGTGGATGCGGCGCTGGAAGCTCGCTGTGTGCAGGTAGCGCTGGAAGCCTTCGCAGCGCTCGACTGTCAGGACTATGGACGGGTCGACCTTCGGGTTTCTCCGGAGGGCGTGCCCTACGTCATCGATATCAACCCCAACTGCGACCTCCATCCCAGCGCTGGGTTCGCCAGGGCCGCCGCAGCCGCGGGCATGGACTATCCCGCCCTGGCCGCCCGACTGGTCGAGGTCGCTTCTGAAAGAGCCCATGGACATCCGTCCCATCGAAGGAAAGGACCGGGAGCCCCTCGCCGCGCTGATTCGAAAGATCGAAACCTTCTCGCCGCAGGAGGTTGA
- a CDS encoding HD domain-containing protein: MRIRDPIHGTIPVSDSEKAVIDSRHYQRLRYVRQLGFGDLAFPGATHTRHIHSLGAMHVAARVFGAVASRSSLPEDVRERFSTAVRLAVLCHDLGHMPLSHASERIAPKRSLLRLPGWLDSVAEGEQATHEDYTAKILLDSQLTPIIEREFGGRGITPMAAVALITGARPPKDPGFTWQGVDWSPLLRAIVSGELDADRMDYLLRDSFYTGVNYGRYDMDWIINNLNPAVKDGRAYLALSRAAAFAFEDFLLSRYHMFVSVYLHHTSVSFDHMLRRYYEESPGEFEIPSDPEAFLLCDDSALWYTLRRSRNRWAQRIITRQGFKLLAQFTERDAGYDLEVLRGALVSSGFEHYVVESVNVLSKYTSGHGNSSGPSLFIIDASTGRLTEVARYTPLYQRYSGAVRLTRLYVRPDQSQAAHELMGQLLGQAGQS; this comes from the coding sequence ATGCGCATCCGCGACCCCATCCACGGCACCATTCCGGTCAGCGACTCGGAAAAGGCCGTCATCGACAGCCGCCACTACCAGCGGCTGCGGTACGTCCGTCAGCTCGGGTTCGGGGACCTGGCCTTCCCCGGCGCCACGCACACCCGGCACATCCATTCCCTGGGCGCCATGCACGTCGCCGCGCGCGTGTTCGGCGCGGTGGCCTCCCGCTCCTCGCTCCCCGAGGACGTCCGCGAGCGCTTCAGCACGGCCGTCCGGCTGGCGGTGCTCTGCCACGACCTGGGACACATGCCGCTGTCCCATGCCTCGGAGCGCATCGCGCCCAAGCGTTCCCTGCTGCGGCTGCCCGGTTGGCTGGACTCGGTGGCGGAAGGTGAACAGGCGACGCACGAGGACTACACCGCGAAAATCCTCCTGGACAGCCAGCTCACGCCCATCATCGAGCGCGAGTTCGGCGGGCGGGGCATCACCCCCATGGCCGCGGTGGCGCTGATTACCGGCGCCAGGCCCCCCAAGGACCCGGGCTTCACCTGGCAGGGCGTGGACTGGTCGCCGCTGTTGCGCGCCATCGTCTCCGGGGAGCTGGACGCGGACCGCATGGACTACCTGCTGCGTGACTCCTTCTACACGGGCGTCAACTACGGCCGGTACGACATGGATTGGATCATCAACAACCTCAATCCCGCGGTGAAGGACGGGCGGGCGTACCTCGCGCTGAGCCGGGCGGCGGCGTTCGCGTTCGAGGACTTCCTGCTCAGCCGCTACCACATGTTCGTGTCGGTGTACCTGCACCACACGTCGGTGAGCTTCGACCACATGCTGCGGCGCTACTACGAGGAGTCGCCCGGCGAGTTCGAGATTCCCTCGGACCCGGAGGCGTTCCTGCTCTGTGACGACTCGGCGCTCTGGTACACGCTGCGCCGCTCTCGCAACCGCTGGGCCCAGCGCATCATCACCCGCCAGGGCTTCAAGCTGCTGGCGCAGTTCACCGAGCGGGACGCGGGCTACGACTTGGAAGTGCTGCGCGGTGCGTTGGTGTCCTCGGGCTTCGAGCACTACGTCGTCGAGTCCGTGAATGTGCTCAGCAAGTACACCTCGGGGCATGGGAACAGCAGCGGGCCGAGCTTGTTCATCATCGACGCGTCCACGGGCCGGTTGACGGAGGTGGCGCGATACACGCCGCTGTATCAGCGCTACAGTGGCGCGGTGCGCCTGACGCGGCTGTACGTACGGCCGGACCAGTCCCAGGCGGCGCACGAGCTGATGGGCCAACTGCTGGGCCAGGCGGGGCAATCATGA